DNA from Clarias gariepinus isolate MV-2021 ecotype Netherlands chromosome 23, CGAR_prim_01v2, whole genome shotgun sequence:
ACAATACATATGAATGAATATTCACACTCTAAATGTGTCAAGAAtttatcaaccttttttttctagGCAGAGTGTGAAGCACCAGTCTCTGGTGGAGGAGCAGTTGCGGCACAGTGACCTTGTCACTTTGTTGTGTGAGGACATGCTGGCCTCAGTGCAGAACTGTCTGGAGCTGGCTGAGCAGATGCAGCAGTCAGGTCTGAAGGTACCGCACATGTAGGATTGTCCATAATCAGAAACACAGCACTTAAAGTGGCACTAAAAGTGGACATGTAGCTAACAGGAGGATCTAGTATGCAACTGATGTATGCAATTTGTTTGAATATCCATGTAAACAGTACATATTTAAATGTTCAGAGATTAATAATTAGTAAGTGTCTTGGATGTACAATGTCTGGTTGTGTCAGAAACTAAAccacattatatgtatatttttttaaaggaaatgcaGTGCCCTGAATACAAGGTTTTCCAAAAAACCATGAAGATGTGCAGGTTTTTTGCCAACACATTGGTCCATTACATAAAGGTAGAGTTTACATGCACTTTATCATATACTGGTCAGCTACAGtacaacattaacaccacctaCAGGTGAACTGAATAAAAGCTCATCTGTGCTGGTGGGGTCAAAGGACCAAGCCTGTTTTGATCCCTGGGGCATGGGAACAGCCTGTTCTGGTCTGTAcgcacagaaaagccaatgcagcacaatcagctgaaaaatgttaatgCTGGATACGATAACCTGCCGCGGGGTGATCACAGCAGGCAAGGAGTTCAAGGTTGTGTATCCAGCTTCCAATCTCACAGCTCTCAATCTGTTTGAGCACACGTGGAATATGCTACAAGAAAAGCCCACCCCGCatcccacagcacccaaaggatccaccaGACTCCACAGCACACCCCTTGTGGAGTCACGCCCCAAGGAGCTAGAGCTGTTCAGGCAACACAAGAGGCAATACAATAACGGGCTTAATGTTtgggtgttaatgttatggcagatctgtgtgtgtgtgtatatatatatatatatatatatatatatatatatatatattgtaattataatttattatatgtaaCTATAAATTGTTACTAATTTTAGCTTCATacctatatatttttgttttattttgacaggaatttaatccatttcttTCAAAGTTCTGTAGTCGTTTTCACCAGTTGTACCTGCGAGTGCTCAGGTAACCTCATATCATTCACTCGCACTAGACACAACATTTACTGAGTGAAACTTTTTAGTCTACTTTTTGGCCAGTTCTGTTCATTTTCAGTATTAATGTATTTGgtactttcttttcttcctttgtcTCTTTCTATTGGTCTGTCTCTTATTTCCATCCACAGTAAATTTCCTCCTTGCCCCTCAGCCCCATCCGTTCCTGTTGGCATGGGTGAAGAGCTGAGTAGTGCTATTTTGGTTCCCATGGATGCTATGCTGGCACAGCTTTTACCCATGAGGTCTTTTGTTGAGAGTGTCCTGTCCGCGAACCACAGTAAGGCCATGGCACTTGTCTCTCAGTGCTCACCTCAACCATGCATCAATTGAGTTTAGATAGTTATTCTGAGTTATTTGGAAACATTTGAATGGGATCAGGAAACAGCCCATGTCAGCGGAAAAGTTTTGTATGAATAGCTTGAGGAGAGGCGAGGTCTCTGGTCATTTATATAATGTACTATCTGTCAGTAAATGACACACACTGGCCTTGTGGGTGTTTAAGTGTCAGAGATATTTTGTTTTCGTGTGAGAGTTTTAAACTCCAGTGGTTAGCCatgacagttttaaaaaaaatatacatccTGTGCTTTATCCATCAGGACAATGTGCTAGTAATAGTCTCTGATCTCTGACCTACTATAATATTACAGAGTTATTTGCTAAGCAAACGTGTTTTCACACACTTGTACTTCTGTATTACATTGTGTTAGAGTTCATTCCCCTCACCTGGTGTTAAAGAATGAGTTGAGATTTTAGTTtctgttgccttgtacctccagggtcgagggtttgattcccacctcgggtctgtgtgcatgttttctctGTCTTTGGCACTTTTTCTTCCGggttcctcccaaagtccaaatacaattgcctgtagtgtgcgtgtgtatgtatgtgcgcacgagtatatatgtttgtgtgtgtgcgcacgtgtatgtatgtttgtgtgtgcgcgcatgtgtgtatatgtgtgtgcgcgcatatgtgtgtgtgtgtgtgtgtgtgtgtgtgtgtgtgtgtgtgtgtgtgtgtgtgtgtgtgtgtgtgtgtgtgtgtgtgtatgttcaccctgcgatggattggcaccctgttcagggggtgtaccccgccttgtgcccaaagtctcctgaaatagactccaggcctctGCAACCCTGTAACAGGATAAAGCTGtgtagaaaatgaataacatgCTAAAAAGCATATCTAGCAGTATTTGGTAAAAGTTTGTTGTCTTGCTGTGTGTTTAGCATACAGTCCGGAGCACGCTCTGCCACAGTGCCTCCTGCTGGTGAGTGTGTTGGGGAAGCTCAGCGCCCAGACGGATGAGATACGGTGTCTCTGGTATGATGGCAGTCAGTTCTCAGAGGAAACACTCAGGTGTGCTATTAATATTCCTCTTATTTAGCAGTAGGTCAACATTATGAATTTGTTTCATGTAAACCAATTGGAGCACTTTCCCGTTAAACTCTTTAGCACAAAAATCATTTGCATAATAAATATTGGCATACAGGGTGGGCCAAAAGTCTGGTTCAATCTACTGGAAAATTTTAAAGTAACTGCTCTACGTAAAGATTCCTGGCATGTGTACAAATGAGTTCAtaagtgcatgtgtatgtgttagTTTTAGTACCATCTAGAGTCTGAAATAAAAGATGCCCGTGGATCCAGATTTTTGACAccttctgtataaataaaaggtatAAATAGTATAAAATCAGTTCTAAGAGAATCCAGTAATCTTCTCCCCAAATCcagttttaatcttttttttcccaggttAGGGCCATTATGAAAGCTTTACAGTGATTATTGcgtattttggatgccttcagcactGTTTtgcaatgtagaaataaataaaagaaaagacctTGGAATTAGAagatgtccaaacttttgactggtactgtttatatacacttgaacctgggattttccgaaccgtagtccaatgccttaaccactgagctacccctggcccagcaTTAATATTGAAAagtataaaacaatattttaaacaaatatttcacTTCATTAACATGTGACTTCTTCCCTGTCAGATAAGTTATAGTTATGAGAATGTTGGGAGTGTTTACTCTATTGTCCAACTCTACTGTTCTTTAAGACATtgatacgcacacacacacacacacacacacatgagtacctactgtgtgtttatttttaaactacaCACTCCTACTACTAACTTCGACTGTTTAAATATCAGTGTAATGATTTGGTTATTAAATGGAGAGACTATGTTGGCCAGTTTGGTGACTGTTCTGTTGCTGGAGGGGGACACCAGTGGCCCTGTCTTACATCTGTGTTGATGTTACTTGTTTCCCCCCACTCTTCAGGCTGTCTGTCTTTGAGGCAATTTTTCTGAGTTTCCGCCAGTGTTTATTAGAGAGGGCTGTTCCTGTACGGGTACCTGGGGTGATGATTCGTGGCCAGGCTCAGGGCTCAGTGAGCCTgcaacagcatgtgtgtgtgcacctgtgTGGCTGTGTGGCAGCGCTGCCCGCTCGACACTTCCCAAAACTGGTAAGTACAGTACTGTCTGGAGTACTACTGTATCGTCTCCTGGGTTCAGGGGTTCTGAGAAGGTTCTTGTGGTTAACACTTTACAACCCACAAGCCTGGACTAGGGTCTATAATAGTCTggttataataaaatgatgcagGGGCGCATCCGAGCCATGATCCATCACCATACAAGAGCAGGGTCGGGCACCTGGGATCTGCCCTCTACACAGAAATGGATGGATGTACATAAGATGTGTAGAGGAAGTGATGTCTCATCTGACTGTCCTCTCTCTGACATTGTTAGGAGCGGTCATTGTTAGACGCTGTGCTGCAGGCAGACACCCAGACGGCCGTATTAGCCACTGACGTCTGGTGCTTTCTGGCACGGTGAGTGTGTGCACACCCAGCAGTGACTGCAAAGTTTCCGTAACTCACATTGAGTCAGCTACACAAACAGTCAAAGTGTATTCCATATGTTATTCATAAGAAAACTACATAAATGAAAACAAGCTGGGGTTTTCCAACCAAACGTCCTTCCAGGATTAACTGTGATTACCTGACGATTAAAGCCTGCTTTAAATACAgctacaaaaaaatcttttgaccGGGACTGAGTTAAATAATCATGAAGTCCAAGAACATGTGCTCACGGAGTGGGGCTTCATAAGGAAGTTAGAGCAGACATGACAAGCCAAGTGAACGAATGTCTGTACTTAAAGCTCTAACGCacattaacatactgtagctcacaAAAGTTTATCGAGTGCATATATGAGTGATGTTTTAACTTTACTTTTCTtccctgtgtgtgtttagatatGGCACTCCTGAGTTATGTTTGCACCACGTTCTCCTCGTCGCTCACCTGGTGAGTGCAGGCAGCTGAATGTGACCTTTCTTTCTGCGCTCTCAGAGATTTTAGAAGTCTCTCCTGGGAGTGATAGGATTAAGCTCTTTGTCTCACCAACACCCCAACAGAGGTGACAATTGGTGTCAAATCTGTTTTGGGAAGTGGACACCTGTCTGTTCAAGCTCATGCTACTCGTAGCTGTAGTGTATGTAGATGTGATATCtagactgttgtgtgtgtgtgtgtattaatctCCAATACTAAGAAAGCACAAAAGTCAACATTCTAGAATTAACTAATTATATTTTGCAAAAATATGTTTAGGTCTGTACaaagtaatataaaattttagcTATCATAAGTTAAATTCCATTTTTATCACTCTCATTTTGGTTACTATTCCTGACGTCTGGAATACACAGACATCACCAGACACTGGCTTTCCTTTTTTGGTCATGTTCTGCTCATGCTTTTTCTGCAGCTTTCTTCACATTCTGCTTCTTCTTGGGGCAGTTTGTTTCCTTAGTTTCTTCTTCAGCTCATGTGGTTTCAGATCAGGTGACAGACCAGCTACTGCAGAACATTCCACTTCTTTGCCTTAAAGTCTTAGGTTGCTTTTAAAGGTCAGCTCGTTGTCCATCTGTACTGTGTGAAATATCTGTCTGAATGTGTTATAATCACCATTTACTCCGAGTTCATCCCTCTGCTTTAGACAGCAGTCACATCAATAAATATGACCGAACCAAttccactctcactcactcactctctcgcgcacacacacacacacacacacactataccacCATGAGGTACACTTTAGACCATGAGCACTTCCTTCCTTTTACCTCACATTTCTGTTCCCGTCATTTATCCAGACAGCTAAAATAGACTTAAATCATGTGTCCAGCAGCTTAAGCTTTGCCAAAGGTCATGTTCAAGGTCGTGCATCATTTCCTTGGACAATAATTCCAAGGAAAACTGCCATTTCAAGACCTTAACTtttcaaagtcctgacctcaccCAGCACATGACTGTTACTCAGGCCCtggtcgaaaaaaaaaaacttttttttttttcttttcccacaaATGTACTAGaacactgtttttatttgagagatgtttttgtttagttttttaattgTCCCTTGGCAACTGTAATTGTTCTTTAGTGACCCATTCTGTCTTTCTGTTGTATTTGTAGATAAAGTCATGTTCGGGGGCGAGTTATCAGTTGACTCATTTGGGATTGCTGCTGAGACGCCTGCTTTTTCTTATGACTCCAAACCACCAGGTCTTACACGCacgcacatgcgcacacacacacacacgcacgcacatgcacacacacacacacacacacacacacacacacacacacacacacacacacacacacacacacacatcatactgGAAACAGTAATAATTTAGTGTGTTGTTGAAcaatgcattgtgtgtgtgtttctcttagTTGGAGTTGGTTGAGTGTTTTTTGCCATCTAAGGAAGAGAACCTGAGTGTGTGGAGTCCTGTGCTGCTAAGTAGTCTGTGCTCAGATGTGCGTGCTCGTGTGGTGAGGGAGGTCTTGAGTAGCGCCCGAACTGCCCTTGATGCTTGGCAGGCCACGGGATGCCGGCTGGGGAAGATACACACACTGGTAAGGGCATCACTGAAAGCTTCGCTTCTTTATCAGAGGTTCAGTAGCTACCAGCAGCTCTCCTCACAGCTCACCTTGTGTGATTCCTGTTCAAACTGCTTTAAAAAGGCAATGTATAATGATGATTAACTCCTAATTAGGGTTTAATAGTACCGTGGGCCGCTTACACTGGAAACATCAAACAGGATATCTGTTTGTGCGAGTTTATCTAAAATAATTCCAGTACTGATGATGGGCAAGGCTACGGTATTGTGTTGAGTGTTTCCAAACTGACCCTGAATAAACTTTGATAAGAGGATTAAATAGAAATCCAAAACAGTCCAGTGCATTTATAACATTGGGACCCTGGGGAAATCAGGGACgcttgatttgattttttttagacCACTTGCTATTATTTCATGACTAAGAGTTCTCTTAAACATAACTGAAATATCTAAAGTGTCCATTACCGTTTCCTCTTCAGTGGTGGTGAGAGACATGCATTAATAGaagaacacacacatcatttacttttataatttatatcttAATACTCAGATGTGAAATATGTCAATCAACTAcgatgtgtgtaagtgtaaatgtcaAATGTATTGAATGGATAAGatgttttaagtgtgtgtgtgtcagagacaACAATCTgaaggcattaaaaaaaaaaaaaggagttttttGAGAGAGTTTGACAAAAACGTGGATATTAAAAGTGACAAATTATGATTTTGTTAGTTTGTCAAAATTATTATGCTGCCCCTGAAACCGGTTCATGCACTGGTATGGACATGACTGTGACTTTTGTTACATCAGATATTAACTTCTGATGATATTCAGCTTTAAAATTTCATCTTGAGAATTTcaaattaagttttatttttcagtttttcaaaCTGATGAACATATTCTCCTAGGGGAAAAGCATTCCCCTATTGTCCAGGCATGTAAAGTTGAATCCTGGTTATGCCACAGCTATCTGTGACTGAGAGACATGACCCACTTACCCATGCAGTCAGGGTAGGAGTGGCGCGTTCACTCCCGTCTGTCACTCAGACTGACCATGCCAATCATAgccatctgtgagctcatgggAGGGAGATGAGGGTGTTACACTGCCCGGTGATGCAGCATGAGCGACAGCATAAAAAGATACGTTTCGGAGGAAGAGCCCTAATGGGTGGTAGatgatgatgtgtgtgatgGAGGGTTAGCAGTAACTGAACttctaaattaaaagaaataagtaaATGCTATACTCCTCAGTGTtggctgtgtaaaaaaaaaataaaaaaaaaaaaaaagggcttgcTGTACTCTCCCTCTTATTTCTCTCTGTTCCAGAACAAGTCACTAAGTTGTTTGTTGGTGGTGGTCCGAGGCGAGCCCCTGCAGCCCGAGTGTACAACTTCTTCACTACATATTGTTCATCAGCTGTGGAACTGCATGGATCCTGTCCAGGTTAAAGGACAAACACATGAcaaatggaaatgttttatcATGTTTGTAACAGTTTATAACAGTATATGCAATCCATAGTATGTTATAGTAAATGTATCACCTTATAATATTATGaaatatacagtggtacctcgacATACGAACGCCCTGCTTCATGAACTCTCGACCtcaagaactgaaattttgcaagtaATTTGCTTCAGCAAACAAGCGACTGAACCACAGTAAGGGTGtgagaaaatgttaaatatggTATGAGGTGGTTTGGTTTGTAAGTCTGAGCATGTAATGTCTGCTCATGTTCTAGACTAAAATGAAAGTTCTTTCTTAGGCACGACTCTGCTCTAATCTCACAGAGTGCTGCTGTTTTGTCTCATACTGATGGAGGAAAACTAGTTGAGTAATTCTAACTAGCCAAAATAAATCCAGAATAGATCAGAACCAATGCTTCTGGTGTTTGTCTACAGAAGTCTCAAAAGTCCAACCCCATgctatatacagtgaggtcaataagtatttgatcaccctgtgattttgcaagttctctgaattactgtgtcaaataagtgtTTGATCACgtaagtcaatttttttttaatatttggtacagaagcctttgttaacaattacagagttaaaacggttcctgtagttcctcaccaggtttgcacacactgcaggagggattttggtccactcctccatacagatcttctctagatctgtcaggtttcggggctgtcgctgagcaacacagagttttagctccctccaaagattttctattggatttagttctggagactggctaggacactccagaaccttgatatgcttcttacggagccactccttggttttcctggctgtgtgctttgggtcattgtcatgttggaagacccagccacgacccacctttaatgctctgactgagggaaggaggtttttgcctaatatgtcacaatacatggccccattcatcctctccttaatacagtgcagtcgtcctgtcccctgtgcagaaaaacacccccagagcatgatgcttccagccccatgcttcactgtactgtaagtatggtattattgggatgatactcatcattcttcttcctccaaacatggtgaaaaagttctactttggtctcatctgaccacaggactttctcccatgactcctttGGATcatccctggcaaacttcagacgggcctggacatgggctgacttaagcaggggaaccttccgtgcgatgcaagattttaatgACGTCTTattgtattactgatagtagccttggaaacgatggtcccagctctctttacagcattgaccagctcctcccgtgtagttctgggctgattcttcaccattctaaGCATCAATGATACCCCACGAGGAGAGATCTTCCGTGGGGCCCCAGTCCGATTTTGTCCAATTGACAGTCATCATTAGCCTCTTTCATTTTCTGccaattgctcccacagttgttcttttttcaccaaGCTGCTTGGCAGTTGCCCCGTAGACCTTTCTAGCTTTGTGAAGCTCTATAATTTTGTCTCAtgtgtcttttgacagctctttggttttgcccatgtatctacttagacttttgCTAATTGTGGGGTCACAGGTGTCTTCTTGACAGCTAATggcctcaaacaggtgctactaatttagaatcatgagcagagtgtagctggactatttaaaagcacaataacaggtctttgagtttcagaaatctggctgataagcaagtgatcaaatacttatttgacacagtaattcacaaataaattgttaaaaaaaaaacatacaatgtgatttccgtatttttctgtttagattctgtctctcacagtgtaaatacacctatgctgaaaattgtagaccctccatgatttctaagtaagagaacttgcacaatcaCAGGGTGGTGAAATACTTATtcacctcactgtatatataatatatcattattattagtttttttttccctaattagTTCAGATTCTGATGCATGACTAtctgaggtggtgtgtgtgtgtgtgtacaagtttTAATAGAATTCTGTCTTAGCCTCTTGTATTCTAACTAATCCATtgtttttaaagaactttaacTCCATGTGCTGTAGCTTAGACACGCAGctcattttataatattgtagacctaaaaattttttttccttgtttctaGATTCAGACCCACCCCTCCCTTCAGTGTACCTTGAGGCTTCTTCTGTCCATTTCAGGGAAGTTGATAAAAAGTATTGAACCACAGGCCATAGTTCAGGTAACAGGTTCAGCATGTCCTCCTTCACCCGTTTATATTTTCTTTCCAAAAGTTAAACATTTGCCAACACCagctctttcctttttttttttttacttttttttccatcatatAACAATATCAAATATGTCAAAATTGTGAAGTAACACACATGGAGTTATGTGGTAAGAATGATGAGAGCTTTGCTAAAAATCACTCAGCATTTTGACACTCAGCATACTGTATAGAGGAACTTGttcaagactgttggaaaaTCATTCCAGGTGATGACTTAATGACGCAGGCTGAGAGAATGCTAAAAGTGTGTAAACCTCTCATCaaagacaaaagtaaaaactgtttattttgaCAAAAATTTGTAATGCAGTGTAAAAGGAAAGCCCTTTGATGAGTAGGTTTGTCCAagctggtactgtatatacaggatACAGTTTATCAGCAATGTAgcattgttttgtgtgtgtgtgtgtgtgtgtgtgtagggattTTCCTGTCTCACTGGCCTGAATCTACAAATGTGCCCGGATGACTTGGTGCTGGCTGCTTTAGAGTATTTGGCCTCCATAGGGAAAGTGTACATTCCTTCTGATATTCAGGTACTGATATACCAGTTTTAAGGATAGGATATCTGTCCTGGAAAGAATTTgctatatttattttcagtgtttGTTCAGGTATAAAAATGTTCAGTACACACACTATGCTCGTACCATTGCTCTTAGTAAAATGTTCCTAGTAaagctttagatttttttatttatttaagaactaTTGCTGCTTTCGTGATGAATTTGTAAAAGTCTGCTTCGATGAGTCTGACTGTCTTTCCCTTATGTTTGTAGTTTCAGGTGCTGCCCCGACTCAGCTGCCTGTTCAGCACACTACTGAATCACGAGTCCTGGCTGCTCCATCAGCACACACTGGAAGCTTTTGCAATGTTTGCTGAGGTTAGAATCTCTTAATAGTCCAGAAATACTCCATTCAAACATCCTTACACTTAATAAgtgttcatttttaatttaacacttGTTTAACATCTAGTGTTGCTACTTTTTTAAGGCCACCAATCATGAAGAGATCCTCTCTCAAAGCCTGACCACAGAGGAGACAAAGAGCAAAGTGGTGAACTTCCTTAGTAaagtatgtgtctgtgtgtcattAGAGAATGTGTTGACTGAATGAGCTGCAGATGATCAGTGCATAATTATTTGTGCAGATCATTGCAGGCCAGCAGGTGATGGGAGTCCGCATCGAGAGGCTGAGGGCTGAGGCAGCAGTGATTGAAAAACA
Protein-coding regions in this window:
- the firrm gene encoding uncharacterized protein C1orf112 homolog isoform X1; its protein translation is MVSATPLRKEEGDLKQKASRFCAYTVFIEGFLCFVGSSYGLMVLTVMSQAELLQEVVQWSPGTCQQQLKGVLPKLISIHRDTNSWNEHINVLQIIVDLFLPHLPLSEIEEECFSKVLPKVVAMFSGLLEEISKQIGDLSSQNTEMQSFLRSILQMMVQTLEALSACVRHVSALGEAVPLDSIRSLPLCVLHVLKDTFQHCKDSEVVYSGRLSLVGDLLQGLFREAYSLQKCLMELLDKIRLVNSASEEEVSDIVTVIHSLLDICSVISNLDIALHANTWKVIIKQSVKHQSLVEEQLRHSDLVTLLCEDMLASVQNCLELAEQMQQSGLKEMQCPEYKVFQKTMKMCRFFANTLVHYIKEFNPFLSKFCSRFHQLYLRVLSKFPPCPSAPSVPVGMGEELSSAILVPMDAMLAQLLPMRSFVESVLSANHTYSPEHALPQCLLLVSVLGKLSAQTDEIRCLWYDGSQFSEETLRLSVFEAIFLSFRQCLLERAVPVRVPGVMIRGQAQGSVSLQQHVCVHLCGCVAALPARHFPKLERSLLDAVLQADTQTAVLATDVWCFLARYGTPELCLHHVLLVAHLIKSCSGASYQLTHLGLLLRRLLFLMTPNHQLELVECFLPSKEENLSVWSPVLLSSLCSDVRARVVREVLSSARTALDAWQATGCRLGKIHTLNKSLSCLLVVVRGEPLQPECTTSSLHIVHQLWNCMDPVQIQTHPSLQCTLRLLLSISGKLIKSIEPQAIVQGFSCLTGLNLQMCPDDLVLAALEYLASIGKVYIPSDIQFQVLPRLSCLFSTLLNHESWLLHQHTLEAFAMFAEATNHEEILSQSLTTEETKSKVVNFLSKIIAGQQVMGVRIERLRAEAAVIEKHSDRQERREMTPEQTSVAEPSAKRPRQESCTEDEYERYLTAAESALRALQGIEGAAFPLPQWVTSRLQALQTLITEISSNGPHPS
- the firrm gene encoding uncharacterized protein C1orf112 homolog isoform X2 translates to MSQAELLQEVVQWSPGTCQQQLKGVLPKLISIHRDTNSWNEHINVLQIIVDLFLPHLPLSEIEEECFSKVLPKVVAMFSGLLEEISKQIGDLSSQNTEMQSFLRSILQMMVQTLEALSACVRHVSALGEAVPLDSIRSLPLCVLHVLKDTFQHCKDSEVVYSGRLSLVGDLLQGLFREAYSLQKCLMELLDKIRLVNSASEEEVSDIVTVIHSLLDICSVISNLDIALHANTWKVIIKQSVKHQSLVEEQLRHSDLVTLLCEDMLASVQNCLELAEQMQQSGLKEMQCPEYKVFQKTMKMCRFFANTLVHYIKEFNPFLSKFCSRFHQLYLRVLSKFPPCPSAPSVPVGMGEELSSAILVPMDAMLAQLLPMRSFVESVLSANHTYSPEHALPQCLLLVSVLGKLSAQTDEIRCLWYDGSQFSEETLRLSVFEAIFLSFRQCLLERAVPVRVPGVMIRGQAQGSVSLQQHVCVHLCGCVAALPARHFPKLERSLLDAVLQADTQTAVLATDVWCFLARYGTPELCLHHVLLVAHLIKSCSGASYQLTHLGLLLRRLLFLMTPNHQLELVECFLPSKEENLSVWSPVLLSSLCSDVRARVVREVLSSARTALDAWQATGCRLGKIHTLNKSLSCLLVVVRGEPLQPECTTSSLHIVHQLWNCMDPVQIQTHPSLQCTLRLLLSISGKLIKSIEPQAIVQGFSCLTGLNLQMCPDDLVLAALEYLASIGKVYIPSDIQFQVLPRLSCLFSTLLNHESWLLHQHTLEAFAMFAEATNHEEILSQSLTTEETKSKVVNFLSKIIAGQQVMGVRIERLRAEAAVIEKHSDRQERREMTPEQTSVAEPSAKRPRQESCTEDEYERYLTAAESALRALQGIEGAAFPLPQWVTSRLQALQTLITEISSNGPHPS